The Zerene cesonia ecotype Mississippi chromosome 19, Zerene_cesonia_1.1, whole genome shotgun sequence genome has a window encoding:
- the LOC119834423 gene encoding menin, giving the protein MSGLLEYRSFFPIDSIQKVCELFEEQLRSDKEPDLALFSIIVGAVENNLTNIKANDKDVTLANNKFVKIKFPSVTWEEVKSLYDRFVTLMKSGVDAKLVAGEYSSRDLVKRVADVVWNSLTRSYYKDRAHLQSIYSFLTGNKLDCFGVAFAVTAACQVLGKNDVHLALSEDHAWVVFGKDGKETAEVTWHGKGNEDKRGRSVGDGVLAHSWLYVAGKPVICTRVMELAALVSSINPTLTPTIDVHEVALMQHKLLWLLYEKGHLHTYPMALGNLGDLEEYMKLSNCSEEMKNSTINDESANTKSNTPRPDSAALYLQAIRSSRHHYDDRHVYPYTFQGGYYHRHKMYKEAFHAWACAGDVIRHYNYSRDDEEIYKEFSEIANELIPQLMKAESSGHSARSILKDPECFASLLRFYDGICKWEEGSQTPILHIGWAKPLVSTISKFDAEVRAQVNIVCNTENNHIGDDIKKNEEGENKDSTASNDSWNNASENIEMTVREQLTAAVNSRPRVTLYSHKMAALKPLLLAERLNTHALQLQLTAQSQLQRPQTQRRDDDENSGSVSRAKRARRER; this is encoded by the exons ATGAGTGGACTCCTTGAATATAGATCTTTTTTCCCCATTGATAGTATTCAAAAGGTGTGTGAATTATTCGAAGAGCAACTGCGTAGCGATAAAGAACCTGATTTGGCTTTGTTTTCGATCATAGTAGGAGCtgttgaaaacaatttaaccAATATAAAAGCTAATGATAAAGATGTAACACTCGCGAATAACaagtttgttaaaattaaattcccgTCGGTAACCTGGGAAGAAGTGAAATCTCTCTATGATCGCTTCGTTACGTTAATGAAAAGTGGGGTTGACGCTAAACTAGTAGCCGGTGAATATTCAAGTAGAGATCTTGTGAAAAGAGTTGCTGATGTCGTGTGGAATTCCCTTACCCGCAGTTACTACAAAGATAGAGCGCACCTTCAGTCTATATACAGTTTTTTAACAGGAAATAAGTTGGATTGCTTTGGTGTGGCATTTGCCGTTACTGCCGCCTGTCAGGTGCTAGGTAAAAATGATGTTCATCTGGCACTATCTGAAGACCATGCTTGGGTGGTATTTGGAAAAGATGGAAAAGAAACTGCAGAG GTAACATGGCATGGCAAAGGTAATGAGGATAAAAGGGGAAGATCTGTGGGAGATGGAGTCTTAGCCCATTCATGGCTCTATGTAGCTGGTAAACCTGTTATTTGCACTCGTGTCATGGAATTGGCAGCCTTAGTATCATCAATTAATCCAACATTAACCCCAACAATCGATGTCCATGAGGTTGCATTAATGCAACACAAGCTTCTTTGGTTGTTATATGAGAAAG GTCACTTACATACATATCCAATGGCATTAGGTAATCTTGGAGATTTGGAGGAATATATGAAATTGTCTAATTGCTCAGAggaaatgaaaaattctaCAATAAATGATGAGAGTGCAAATACCAAAAGCAATACTCCAAGACCAGATTCAGCTGCATTGTATTTACAAGCGATAAGGTCATCCCGGCATCACTATGATGACAGACATGTGTATCCATATACATTTCAAGGAGGCTACTATCACCGTCATAAGATGTACAAAGAAGCATTTCATGCTTGGGCATGCGCTGGGGATGTTATTCGACA ttataattattcaagagACGATGAAGAAATTTACAAGGAATTTTCTGAAATAGCAAATGAACTCATTCCTCAACTAATGAAGGCTGAAAGTTCAGGACACTCTGCAAGATCCATCTTGAAAGATCCAGAATGTTTTGCATCTTTATTAag ATTTTATGATGGCATTTGTAAATGGGAAGAAGGAAGCCAAACTCCTATTTTACATATTGGCTGGGCTAAGCCTCTCGTCAgtacaatttcaaaatttgatGCAGAGGTAAGAGCTcaagtaaatattgtttgcaATACAGAAAATAACCATATTGGTGatgatataaagaaaaacgaaGAAGGTGAAAATAAAGATTCCACAGCCAGCAATGATAGCTGGAATAATGCTTCtgaaaacattgaaatgaCTGTTAGAGAGCAACTTACAGCAGCTGTAAATAGTCGGCCACGCGTGACTTTATATAGCCATAAAATGGCTGCGCTTAAACCTTTATTGTTAGCAGAGAGATTAAATACACATGCGCTGCAGCTGCAACTAACTGCTCAAAGCCAGTTACAGAGGCCTCAAACACAAAGACGTGATGATGACGAAAATTCGGGATCAGTATCGCGCGCAAAACGAGCTCGCCGTGAACGCTGA